The DNA sequence ATCCACGACCGAAAAGTAAGCTCCTGCCTCAATCGGGGCTCCCTAACCCGGGGCAGGACTGTCACAAATATTCTCTCGATGATCAAACCACTGAGCCGTAATAACTACCAGCCAAACACCTGCTTCACAAATGGGATACTGAGCCTCCGCTTGTCCTGCAGGGAACGGTTTTCCAACTGATCGAGACAAGCCATCAAGCTGTGCAGATCCCGGCCGGCCCGATTCACCAGAAACCGTGCCACGCCGTTATCCAGTGTCATACCGCGTCGCATGGCACGAAACTGAACCACCTGCTCCCGCAGAGTATCGTCCGGCGCCTCCAACTGAAACACCGGACCCCAGCCGAGCCGGGACCGCAGGTCCGGCAGCACCAGTGGCAGCTCACGCGGCGCGGCGTCTCCACCCACCAGCAGGCAACTGCCGGTATCCCGCATGCGATTGAGAAGCCCGAATAGGGCTTCCTCCCAATCGCGCCGGCCCGCGGCCAACTGAACATCATCAAGACAGACTAACGGCAGCTGCTCCAGCTCATCGAGCAATTCTGCCGGAGGATGATCGATCAATACGGACAACGGCAGATACTGAACGGGCAACCCTCGTGCATGGGCAGCGTGACAACTGGCCTGGAGCAGGTGTGAAACCCCGCTGCCGTGCCGACCCCAGAGATAGAGTATTGGCTCTCTGCCCTGTGGCCACTGATCGCGCAACAGCGTCAGTAACAGCAGCCTGTCGTCACCGGGAGAAACCAGAAAATTCTCGAACGTGGCGGCATCATTCAGCTTGATCGGCAAGCTGAGCTGGACGGGCATCTAGGGCTGTCTCCAGCTGAAGCGATGGTGCTCGGGTTGATCGGATTGCCGCTCGGTGATCCGGCTGTCGCGACGCAGCATACCCAGTAACAGTGCGGCTTCGCCTTCCACGGAAACGCGCAGAC is a window from the Porticoccus hydrocarbonoclasticus MCTG13d genome containing:
- the hda gene encoding DnaA regulatory inactivator Hda, translated to MPVQLSLPIKLNDAATFENFLVSPGDDRLLLLTLLRDQWPQGREPILYLWGRHGSGVSHLLQASCHAAHARGLPVQYLPLSVLIDHPPAELLDELEQLPLVCLDDVQLAAGRRDWEEALFGLLNRMRDTGSCLLVGGDAAPRELPLVLPDLRSRLGWGPVFQLEAPDDTLREQVVQFRAMRRGMTLDNGVARFLVNRAGRDLHSLMACLDQLENRSLQDKRRLSIPFVKQVFGW